Proteins from a single region of Pyrus communis chromosome 6, drPyrComm1.1, whole genome shotgun sequence:
- the LOC137737735 gene encoding auxin-responsive protein IAA14-like translates to MTSMLGVERDLNLRETELCLGLPGGGTTTVAEPETAKTTGKRGFSETVDLKLNLQSKEDLNGNVKNIASKDKNNLLSCTKDPSKPPAKAQVVGWPPVRSYRKNIMSQKNTSEEKTEKASGGGGCSAAFVKVCMDGAPYLRKVDLKMYKSYQELSNALTKMFSSFTTGYYGTQGMIDFMNESKLMDLLNSSEYVPTYEDKDGDWMLVGDVPWGMFVDSCKRLRIMKGSEAIGLAPKAMEKCKGRS, encoded by the exons ATGACGAGCATGCTTGGAGTTGAGCGTGATCTGAACCTCCGAGAGACTGAGCTGTGCCTAGGGCTTCCCGGTGGCGGTACTACTACTGTGGCCGAGCCGGAGACTGCCAAGACTACTGGAAAGAGAGGGTTCTCGGAGACAGTTGATCTCAAGCTCAACCTTCAGTCCAAGGAAGATCTGAATGGCAATGTAAAAAATATTGCTTCCAAGGACAAAAACAACCTTCTTTCTTGCACAAAAGATCCATCAAAGCCTCCGGCCAA GGCACAAGTTGTGGGTTGGCCACCAGTTCGATCATACCGAAAGAACATAATGTCGCAAAAGAACACCAGCGAGGAAAAAACTGAGAAGGCAAGCGGCGGCGGTGGCTGCAGCGCTGCGTTTGTGAAGGTTTGCATGGATGGCGCTCCATATCTCCGTAAGGTGGATTTGAAGATGTACAAGAGCTACCAAGAGCTCTCTAATGCCTTAACCAAGATGTTCAGTTCCTTCACCACCG GTTACTATGGGACCCAAGGAATGATAGACTTCATGAATGAGAGCAAGTTGATGGATCTTCTTAACAGTTCTGAGTATGTGCCGACCTATGAAGATAAGGATGGTGATTGGATGCTCGTGGGTGATGTTCCATGGGG GATGTTCGTTGATTCATGCAAGCGCTTGCGAATAATGAAAGGATCAGAAGCAATTGGACTTG CCCCAAAAGCTATGGAGAAATGCAAAGGCAGAAGCTGA